One Pararhizobium capsulatum DSM 1112 DNA segment encodes these proteins:
- a CDS encoding ABC transporter permease yields MMVNHLTISACVGLGFVAAFLLVALFAPYIAPYGVNDIVGSIWDYPSLNTPLGTDMLGRDLLSRFIWGARVTIFTAAAATGIAAAVGTSLGLLAGLRNDWLDAILSRLVDLLMAIPTLIFALVLLTVLPRSIIFIVGIIALLESTRFFRLSRSVASDIAALDYIETAILRGETRLWIVYREILPNALAPLVAETGLRFIFAVLFLSTLSFLGLGIQPPITDWGSLIKENKDGLLFGVGAALIPGAAIALLAVSVNMVVDWILDADAGLENE; encoded by the coding sequence ATAATGGTCAACCACCTTACCATTTCGGCCTGTGTCGGCCTCGGTTTTGTCGCAGCGTTTCTCCTTGTTGCGTTGTTTGCGCCCTATATCGCTCCCTACGGTGTCAACGACATCGTCGGATCGATATGGGACTATCCGTCGCTAAACACACCGCTTGGTACCGACATGCTAGGAAGGGACCTGTTGTCACGCTTCATTTGGGGTGCACGGGTAACCATTTTTACAGCGGCAGCGGCAACCGGGATTGCGGCGGCTGTCGGAACGAGTCTTGGCCTGCTGGCGGGGCTGCGAAACGACTGGTTGGATGCGATTCTGTCCCGTTTGGTCGATCTGTTGATGGCAATTCCGACGCTGATTTTTGCCCTTGTGCTGTTGACGGTTCTGCCGAGGTCGATCATCTTTATTGTGGGCATCATTGCACTCCTGGAGAGCACCCGCTTTTTCCGGCTGAGCCGTTCTGTGGCCTCCGATATCGCGGCACTCGATTACATTGAAACGGCAATATTGCGGGGAGAGACGAGGCTTTGGATCGTTTATCGCGAAATCCTCCCCAATGCGCTTGCACCGTTGGTCGCCGAAACAGGGCTGCGGTTCATTTTTGCGGTATTGTTCCTGTCGACCCTGTCCTTTCTTGGCCTCGGAATACAGCCACCGATCACGGATTGGGGTAGCTTGATCAAGGAGAACAAGGATGGCCTTCTGTTCGGAGTGGGAGCGGCCCTGATACCCGGAGCGGCGATTGCGCTACTCGCCGTCTCAGTAAACATGGTTGTCGATTGGATTCTCGATGCCGACGCTGGCCTGGAGAACGAATGA